From the genome of Rhineura floridana isolate rRhiFlo1 chromosome 7, rRhiFlo1.hap2, whole genome shotgun sequence, one region includes:
- the RPL22L1 gene encoding ribosomal protein eL22-like has translation MAPQKDKKLKKSTFKYNLDLTHPVEDGIFDSGNFEQFLKEKVKVSGKTGNLGNVVHIERFKNKITVASERQFSKRYLKYLTKKYLKKNNLRDWLRVVASDKETYELRYFQISHDDEGSEAEE, from the exons ATGGCGCCG CAAAAAGACAAGAAACTGAAAAAATCAACTTTCAAGTATAACCTTGATCTCACCCATCCTGTAGAAGATGGAATATTTGATTCAGGAAACTTT GAACAGTTCCTGAAGGAAAAAGTTAAGgtcagtggaaaaacaggaaatctgggaaatgtagttcacaTTGAACGCTTTAAGAACAAAATCACTGTGGCATCTGAAAGGCAGTTCTCAAAAAG GTACCTTAAATATCTCACAAAGAAGTATCTCAAGAAGAATAATCTTCGTGACTGGCTGCGCGTGGTTGCATCTGACAAGGAGACCTATGAATTGCGTTATTTCCAGATCAGCCATGATGATGAAGGGTCTGAAGCTGAGGAGTAA